The Corythoichthys intestinalis isolate RoL2023-P3 chromosome 1, ASM3026506v1, whole genome shotgun sequence genomic interval GTACAGTGAGATGTAGCTTCCATAATATGCCCTTTTATATAGAGCAACCTTATCAGGTTGTCCTTCAGCCAGGGCCCGCAGGAATCGGCACACAAAGTAGGGTACCCAGCAAATGAGAAAGAGCAGCATCGTAAAAAAGAGCACTTGATACATCCTGGTCATTTTGCGTGAAACTGAAGGGGAGGGAGAGGTTGGACTAATTGGTGCCGACTGTTGAATAGTAAGCAAAATTGCTGAATTACTTCCCAAAAACACCAGCAGGGGCAATATGAAGCCTGCTACGGTCTCTGTGATAAAAAGCCCCATGTCAAACTTTCCACTTTCCAGACATTGGAGGGTGTTGTTATATTCCTTCAAAACAGCACTGTGCAGGTAGGGGGCAGATAGGGTAGTGGCCAGCAGCCAACACAAGCCACATGCCAAAGGAACAGCCCAGGCGGGGCGGCGCAGTCGAGCCCACACGGGCCGCAGTAGACACAGGCATCTTTCCAAGGCCACAGCGCAGACAAGAAAGGCCGAAACATACAACCCTAAGCCTCGCAGGAACATgacgaggcggcaaagggaaaaACCAAATGGCCAGCTGTTGTTGTGGGCGAGGTATCCCAACATGAGGGGCGTCCGAAGTATCAGCACCAGGTCTGCCAACGCCAGGTTAAGGACGTAGATTCGAAAACTGGTCGCAGAGCGTGTCTCTTCCTTGCTGCCTCTGCGACTCAAATAGCGTCGTCTTTGTCCAAGTGCCCAAACCACTAGCATGTTTAAAggtacgcccacctgggagaagAAAGAGGAAAAGCTGTCAAACTATTTGTTTCCAAACCATGGCACAAACATAAGCTGtcaataaatatagtggtacTGGAACAATCATTTACCTCCAAATCCCAACTTTACGTATGTaccaatatatttttaatacaatTAGCCTTTTCAGGGACGGTGGTCCTTACAATGGACAgaaattcaaaagttgacatagGATCTGAAATACGTATATGTTACACTTAGAAATTCACGATCTTGAGACTTGAAAATTGTTGGATGCCAGTCAAGTCAGTCTTTTGCaaaggttatagatattagagcgcttattacacatattcattttgattttgattttttacaaatgaaaaaaaaaaaaaaaggttccattACGACCTTATTATTCAAATTCGAGGATTCTCTGATGATTGCTTGAACTAAgcaactaggtaacttttcaacctgcataaaatattttcataatatttgtgatgatatgtcgactgacaacttgtTGAATGACACTGCTTTCATGTCTTGTgtgggtctgtatcactttcaccggcactaattaactttggggacggtggcaggaaccctgtcaACAAAAAACACTACAAATTTGCTGACTTCttaacggcatacgtcacttctcccattcattataaagatggaagtcgATATGAACACTTTTGCGCAAATTCGtggaagatggcagagcaacaaaagaggcaaaacattttgtctgATGAGGGGAAAAGAGAGGCTACCAGGGTaaaaggatactcaagaataaacattggcctacCTTTCACacgtaacccccccccccacacacacacacacacacacccccccaattgaactcgtcagcgctgacaacaggcccggatctaggtttacccaccagagtgggcactaagaaatcttgagggggcacccccaatgcaggcttttctttaccctctgcatttccggaccggtgttgtgccgaaaaatagctgccccgcgtgaaatgtcccccctgacgggaacgcttatttataacgctttattgaggtgaacacatcaaatgttttcatcgacgcattacagtaatggatttacgactgtaaaatcagttttaaataaataaattacacaaaatactcgTACTGTATTTTCGTAACACATCATGGACTGggacacataaccatctttgaacagaaatgtattagtctacaggttttcacgaccatatcccaatgacaatcacacaggtatgacatttattagttcaagcagagtaaaataatacatattcacggtacaagaaaatcgtttccatgtccatcgattggtaagaaaaaactgtttgtacgagtgacgtgtgagcgctcaataataaaataaataaacaaataaataaaataagcgctcaataaagcgttatgaataagcgttcccgtcagggggacatttcatgcagggcagctatttttcggcataaCACAGGCGCAAGTCccttgtgtcccgttgaggctgcattaatttttggggggtttatttgttttttgtttttttgtttttcattcatctatctacCGTCTGGGGGAGAGAGAGGAAGTGCgcggataacaaacgaggttggaaaaacaacttgttttggtgattgcttgttcggcgtggttgcggccaagTAACCcttaatcctgcaataaaaaagtaggtgagaccaactctccatgcgttctctatatccagtgcgacgctacaatagatattcccgacattttgattgggtggcaCAACTCACGTCTGgatgggccgtgcccaccctggcccccccatacatccggccccggcTGACAAgtttagccacacggttgctcactgtcatatgctattgtttagccacatcctgattcattaccttattactattcatccttcacacagccgctggaaacagttgTTAactccatctgcaggtgacagGGAGATcgggattttacgacactgtgcgggtgtgcactggtactcatgggaaacgcagtcttccttaaggcaaaacactaccgcttttgtccaccggcgtcgcta includes:
- the LOC130913015 gene encoding C3a anaphylatoxin chemotactic receptor isoform X1 — encoded protein: MPLMAAMNETQKGGHFSSPSSSWQAEAVRGVQIAATLLIFLVGVPLNMLVVWALGQRRRYLSRRGSKEETRSATSFRIYVLNLALADLVLILRTPLMLGYLAHNNSWPFGFSLCRLVMFLRGLGLYVSAFLVCAVALERCLCLLRPVWARLRRPAWAVPLACGLCWLLATTLSAPYLHSAVLKEYNNTLQCLESGKFDMGLFITETVAGFILPLLVFLGSNSAILLTIQQSAPISPTSPSPSVSRKMTRMYQVLFFTMLLFLICWVPYFVCRFLRALAEGQPDKVALYKRAYYGSYISLYLVYIKSALNPVLYVFAARGLGRAVRASVTSTIDRLFNDDSTETIRKKSLKKSQI
- the LOC130913015 gene encoding C3a anaphylatoxin chemotactic receptor isoform X2 yields the protein MNSNKVGVPLNMLVVWALGQRRRYLSRRGSKEETRSATSFRIYVLNLALADLVLILRTPLMLGYLAHNNSWPFGFSLCRLVMFLRGLGLYVSAFLVCAVALERCLCLLRPVWARLRRPAWAVPLACGLCWLLATTLSAPYLHSAVLKEYNNTLQCLESGKFDMGLFITETVAGFILPLLVFLGSNSAILLTIQQSAPISPTSPSPSVSRKMTRMYQVLFFTMLLFLICWVPYFVCRFLRALAEGQPDKVALYKRAYYGSYISLYLVYIKSALNPVLYVFAARGLGRAVRASVTSTIDRLFNDDSTETIRKKSLKKSQI